The Vicia villosa cultivar HV-30 ecotype Madison, WI linkage group LG1, Vvil1.0, whole genome shotgun sequence genome includes a region encoding these proteins:
- the LOC131644031 gene encoding ABC transporter I family member 20 — translation MGITVNSDSKPTTVEIKELKFTYPGIDGHPPPGSKPLIQDFSLNLFSGDRCLLVGSNGAGKTTILKILGGKHMVEPDMVRVLGRSAFHDTALESSGDLCYLGGEWRRDVAFAGFEVPIQMDISAEKMIFGVAGIDPQRRAELIKVLDINLSWRLHKVSDGQRRRVQICMGLLKPFKVLLLDEITVDLDVLARADLLKFLKKECDERGATIIYATHIFDGLDDWPTNIVYVAHGRLQLAMPIEKVKEISKLSLMRTIEAWLRKERDEDRRKRKENKAAGLPEFEKQIDGSRVVGGDPARASVRVTNNGWAAGRLHSTIAGEENFVLSSNRVLRG, via the exons ATGGGTATTACCGTCAATTCAGATTCAAAGCCAACAACAGTTGAGATCAAAGAGCTGAAATTCACTTATCCTGGAATCGACGGCCATCCTCCGCCGGGTTCCAAACCTCTCATACAAGACTTCTCTCTCAACCTCTTCTCCGGTGATCGGTGCCTTCTCGTCGGATCCAATGGTGCCGGAAAGACTACGATTCTGAAGATATTGGGAGGGAAACACATGGTGGAGCCGGACATGGTTCGTGTTCTTGGAAGATCGGCTTTTCATGATACAGCTTTGGAATCTTCGGGTGATTTGTGTTATCTTGGTGGTGAG TGGAGAAGAGATGTTGCTTTTGCTGGTTTTGAAGTTCCAATACAGATGGATATTTCTGCTGAGAAAATGATATTTGGTGTGGCTGGCATTGATCCTCAAAGAAGAGCAGAGCTAATCAAG GTATTAGATATCAATCTTTCATGGAGATTGCACAAAGTATCTGATGGTCAGAGAAGAAGAGTGCAAATTTGTATGGGCCTCCTCAAACCATTTAAG GTTCTTCTGCTGGATGAGATAACGGTCGACCTTGATGTTCTAGCCAGAGCTGACCTTCTGAAGTTTCTAAAAAAGGAATGTGATGAGaggggtgccacaattatatatgCAACACATATATTTGACGGTCTTGACGATTGGCCAACAAATATT GTTTATGTAGCTCATGGAAGGCTGCAATTAGCAATGCCTATAGAGAAAGTCAAAGAGATTAGCAAATTGTCACTAATG AGAACGATAGAAGCTTGGCTACGAAAAGAACGAGATGAAGatagaagaaaaaggaaagaaaacaaGGCGGCTGGCCTTCCTGAATTTGAAAAGCAAATTGATGGAAGCCGTGTGGTTGGGGGGGATCCTGCACGTGCTTCAGTTCGAGTTACTAATAATGGCTGGGCCGCAGGCCGGTTACATTCCACCATTGCTGGTGAAGAAAACTTCGTCCTAAGCTCAAACCGAGTATTGAGGGggtaa
- the LOC131615758 gene encoding galactinol synthase 2-like, translated as MAPTDIVTATTNITEAQSKTAKRAFVTFLAGNGDYVKGVVGLAKGLRKVKTMYPLVVAVLPDVPAEHRNILVSQGCIVREIEPVYPPENQTQFAMAYYVINYSKLRIWAFEEYDKMIYLDGDIQVFENIDHLFDLPNNYFYAVMDCFCEATWGHSKQYEIGYCQQCPDKVQWPSHFGPKPPLYFNAGMFVYQPNMDTYHDLLQKLQLTKPTSFAEQDFLNMYFNDKYKPIPNVYNLVLAMLWRHPENVELDKVKVVHYCAAGSKPWRYTGEEENMQREDIKTLVKKWWEVYEDESLDYKEAINANRLTSAILEAAGINFVRAPNAA; from the exons ATGGCTCCTACTGATATTGTAACTGCCACAACCAACATCACTGAAGCTCAATCCAAGACAGCAAAACGTGCCTTTGTCACGTTCCTTGCCGGAAACGGTGACTACGTCAAAGGTGTTGTTGGCTTAGCAAAAGGTCTCCGTAAGGTGAAAACCATGTACCCTCTTGTAGTTGCAGTGTTGCCTGATGTTCCGGCGGAACACCGGAATATTCTCGTCTCTCAAGGTTGCATTGTGAGAGAGATTGAACCTGTTTATCCACCTGAGAACCAAACACAGTTTGCTATGGCTTATTATGTCATCAACTATTCCAAGCTACGTATTTGGGCT TTTGAGGAATATGACAAGATGATTTACCTTGATGGTGATATACAAGTATTTGAAAACATTGACCATTTGTTTGACTTGCCAAATAATTATTTCTATGCTGTGATGGATTGTTTTTGTGAGGCCACATGGGGTCATAGTAAGCAATATGAAATCGGTTACTGTCAGCAATGTCCTGACAAAGTTCAATGGCCTAGTCATTTTGGTCCCAAACCACCTCTTTACTTCAATGCTGGCATGTTTGTTTATCAACCTAATATGGATACTTATCATGATCTTCTTCAAAAACTTCAACTCACTAAACCAACTTCCTTTGCTGAACAG gATTTTTTGAACATGTACTTCAATGATAAGTATAAGCCAATTCCTAATGTTTATAATCTTGTGTTGGCTATGTTGTGGCGTCATCCTGAGAATGTTGAGCTTGACAAAGTTAAAGTTGTTCATTATTGTGCTGCT GGATCTAAGCCTTGGAGGTACACAGGTGAGGAGGAGAATATGCAGAGAGAAGATATAAAGACTTTGGTGAAGAAGTGGTGGGAGGTGTATGAGGATGAGAGTTTGGATTACAAGGAAGCGATTAATGCGAATCGCTTAACATCAGCAATTTTGGAAGCTGCTGGTATCAACTTTGTCCGCGCACCAAACGCTGCTTAA